A single region of the Bacteroides luhongzhouii genome encodes:
- a CDS encoding glutamine synthetase III, which yields MSKLRFRVVETAFKKKAVEVATPAERPSEYFAKYVFNKEKMFKYLPSKVYNALIDAIDNGAPLDRSIADEVAAGMKKWAIEMGVTHYTHWFAPLTEGTAEKHDAFVEHDGKGGMMEEFTGKLLVQQEPDASSFPNGGIRNTFEARGYSAWDPSSPAFIVDDTLCIPTVFIAYTGEALDYKAPLLKALRAVDKAAVDVCRYFNPEVKKVVAYLGWEQEYFLVDEGLYAARPDLLMTGRTLMGHDSAKNQQLEDHYFGAIPTRVAAFMKDLEIEALKLGIPVKTRHNEVAPNQFELAPIFEECNLANDHNLLIMSLMRKVSRRHGFRVLLHEKPFKGVNGSGKHNNWSLGTDTGILLMGPGKTPEDNLRFVTFVVNTLMAVYHHNGLLKASISSATNAHRLGANEAPPAIISSFLGKQLSQVLDHIENSTKDDLISLSGKQGMKLDIPQIPELLIDNTDRNRTSPFAFTGNRFEFRAVGSEANCASAMIALNSAVADQLVKFKKDVDALIEKGEPKVSAILEIIRGYIKECKAIHFDGNGYSDEWKKEAARRGLDCETSVPVIFDNYLKPETIAMFEATGVMTKKELEARNEVKWETYTKKIQIEARVLGDLAMNHIIPVATQYQTDLINNVYKMQSLFPAEKAAKLSAKNLELIEEIADRTAFIKEHVDAMIEARKVANKIESEREKAIAYHDTIVPALEEIRYHIDKLELIVDNQMWTLPKYRELLFVR from the coding sequence ATGTCAAAACTTAGATTCAGAGTAGTAGAGACAGCTTTCAAGAAAAAGGCTGTTGAGGTAGCAACACCTGCCGAACGTCCTTCGGAGTATTTCGCCAAGTATGTATTCAACAAGGAAAAAATGTTCAAATACCTTCCCAGCAAGGTATACAATGCACTGATTGACGCCATTGACAACGGTGCTCCGCTAGATCGCAGTATTGCCGATGAGGTAGCTGCCGGCATGAAGAAATGGGCCATCGAAATGGGTGTTACTCATTACACGCACTGGTTCGCACCGCTGACCGAGGGTACAGCTGAAAAGCATGACGCTTTCGTTGAACATGACGGCAAAGGCGGTATGATGGAAGAATTCACAGGTAAACTGCTTGTACAACAGGAACCGGATGCTTCTTCTTTCCCGAATGGCGGTATCCGCAATACATTCGAAGCCCGCGGATACAGCGCATGGGACCCCTCATCACCTGCTTTCATTGTAGATGATACACTTTGCATCCCAACTGTGTTTATTGCATATACCGGCGAAGCTCTCGACTATAAAGCTCCCTTGCTGAAAGCATTGCGTGCCGTAGATAAGGCTGCCGTAGACGTATGTCGTTACTTCAACCCGGAAGTGAAAAAAGTAGTTGCTTACTTAGGCTGGGAACAGGAATACTTCCTCGTAGACGAAGGATTGTATGCTGCACGTCCGGACTTGCTAATGACCGGTCGTACTTTGATGGGACATGACAGTGCCAAAAACCAGCAGTTGGAGGACCACTACTTCGGTGCTATCCCCACCCGCGTAGCCGCTTTCATGAAGGACCTCGAAATTGAAGCGTTAAAGCTGGGTATTCCTGTTAAGACTCGTCACAACGAAGTTGCCCCGAACCAGTTCGAATTGGCCCCTATCTTTGAAGAATGTAACCTTGCTAATGACCATAACTTGCTGATTATGTCATTGATGCGTAAGGTAAGCCGCCGTCATGGTTTCCGCGTACTACTTCATGAAAAACCTTTTAAGGGCGTCAACGGATCGGGTAAACACAACAACTGGTCGTTGGGAACTGACACGGGCATATTATTAATGGGACCGGGTAAGACTCCGGAAGATAACCTGCGTTTTGTTACATTTGTTGTTAACACACTGATGGCAGTTTATCATCATAACGGATTGCTGAAAGCTTCTATCTCCAGTGCTACCAACGCTCACCGTCTGGGAGCTAATGAAGCACCTCCTGCCATCATCTCCTCTTTCCTCGGAAAACAATTGTCACAGGTATTGGATCACATTGAAAACAGTACGAAAGATGACTTAATCAGTCTTAGCGGTAAACAGGGAATGAAGTTGGATATTCCGCAGATTCCCGAATTGCTGATTGACAACACTGACCGTAACCGCACCTCTCCTTTTGCTTTCACCGGAAACCGTTTTGAGTTCCGTGCCGTAGGTTCCGAAGCAAACTGTGCGTCTGCCATGATTGCATTGAACTCTGCCGTAGCAGACCAATTGGTGAAGTTTAAGAAAGACGTGGATGCTTTGATTGAAAAGGGGGAACCTAAAGTGTCTGCCATTCTTGAAATTATCCGTGGATATATCAAGGAATGTAAAGCGATTCATTTTGACGGCAATGGTTACAGCGACGAATGGAAGAAAGAAGCAGCCCGCCGTGGATTGGATTGCGAAACCAGTGTTCCTGTTATCTTCGATAATTACCTGAAGCCGGAAACAATTGCCATGTTCGAAGCTACCGGCGTAATGACAAAGAAAGAACTGGAAGCCCGCAACGAAGTAAAATGGGAAACGTACACGAAGAAGATTCAGATCGAAGCACGTGTATTGGGTGACTTGGCTATGAATCATATCATTCCGGTAGCCACTCAATATCAAACGGATTTAATTAATAATGTCTATAAGATGCAATCTCTTTTCCCGGCAGAAAAGGCAGCGAAATTGTCTGCTAAAAACCTGGAACTTATTGAAGAGATTGCCGACCGCACAGCCTTCATCAAGGAACATGTAGATGCAATGATTGAAGCTCGTAAGGTTGCGAACAAGATAGAAAGCGAACGGGAAAAAGCCATTGCCTACCACGACACGATCGTTCCGGCACTGGAAGAAATCCGCTACCACATCGACAAATTGGAACTCATTGTTGACAACCAGATGTGGACGCTTCCGAAATACAGGGAACTGTTATTTGTGAGATAG
- the dapF gene encoding diaminopimelate epimerase, giving the protein MISKIKFTKMHGAGNDYIYVDTTRYPIADPEKKAIEWSKFHTGIGSDGLILIGVSDKADFSMRIFNADGSEAMMCGNGSRCVGKYVYEYGLTDKTEITLETLSGIKILKLQVEEKTVSAVTVDMGSPQETGEIDWGKKYPFRSTKVSMGNPHLVTFVDDITQINLPEIGPELENHLLFPDRTNVEFAQFVGKDTIRMRVWERGSGITQACGTGACATAVAAFINGLAGRKSDVIMDGGTVTIEWDETSGHILMTGPATKVFDGEIDDKY; this is encoded by the coding sequence ATGATATCAAAGATTAAGTTCACTAAAATGCATGGAGCTGGAAATGACTACATATATGTAGACACGACCAGATATCCGATAGCAGACCCTGAAAAGAAAGCGATCGAATGGAGCAAGTTTCATACAGGAATCGGAAGCGATGGACTTATATTGATTGGTGTCTCTGATAAAGCAGATTTCAGTATGCGTATTTTCAATGCCGACGGTTCGGAAGCAATGATGTGTGGCAATGGTAGCCGCTGTGTAGGCAAATATGTATATGAATACGGATTGACTGATAAAACAGAAATAACTTTGGAAACACTATCGGGAATTAAGATTCTGAAATTGCAGGTAGAGGAAAAAACAGTCAGTGCAGTCACCGTAGATATGGGCAGTCCGCAAGAAACAGGAGAGATTGATTGGGGAAAGAAATATCCTTTCCGATCTACTAAAGTATCAATGGGTAATCCTCATCTCGTCACATTTGTTGATGACATTACCCAAATTAATCTTCCGGAAATTGGTCCTGAACTGGAGAATCATCTTCTCTTTCCCGACAGAACGAATGTAGAGTTTGCACAGTTCGTCGGTAAAGACACCATACGGATGAGAGTGTGGGAAAGAGGATCGGGAATTACTCAGGCTTGCGGGACAGGTGCTTGCGCCACAGCAGTAGCCGCCTTCATCAACGGACTTGCAGGAAGAAAAAGCGATGTGATAATGGATGGAGGAACAGTTACCATCGAATGGGATGAAACCTCCGGACATATATTAATGACCGGACCGGCAACCAAGGTTTTCGATGGAGAGATTGATGATAAGTATTAA
- a CDS encoding glycerophosphodiester phosphodiesterase family protein: protein MNLKKMMMASALLMAACCMQAQTKVIAHRGFWKTPGSSQNSISSLLKADSIGCYGSEFDVWIAKDNKLVVNHDPVYKMRPMEYSKGDALTGLKLSNGENLPSLEQYLEAGKNCKTQLILELKAHSNKKRETKAVQGIVAMVKKMGLENRMEYITFSLHAMKEFIRLAPAGTPVFYLNGDLSPKELKELGAAGLDYHMGVIKKHPEWIKEAHDLGLKVNVWTVDEVEDMKSLIEQKVDFITTNEPVILQEELKKLQ, encoded by the coding sequence ATGAATTTAAAAAAAATGATGATGGCTTCTGCCCTTCTAATGGCTGCTTGCTGTATGCAGGCACAGACAAAAGTGATAGCTCACCGCGGTTTCTGGAAAACTCCGGGATCATCGCAGAACAGTATTTCATCACTTCTAAAAGCAGATTCCATCGGTTGTTACGGTTCAGAATTTGACGTATGGATCGCGAAGGATAACAAGTTAGTGGTTAACCATGATCCCGTATACAAGATGAGGCCGATGGAATATTCCAAAGGTGATGCGCTGACCGGACTTAAATTATCCAACGGAGAAAACTTACCCAGCCTGGAACAGTATCTGGAAGCCGGAAAAAACTGTAAAACCCAACTGATTCTCGAACTGAAAGCACATAGTAACAAGAAACGCGAGACTAAAGCGGTGCAGGGAATCGTTGCCATGGTAAAGAAAATGGGATTGGAAAACCGTATGGAGTACATCACATTCTCTCTGCATGCCATGAAAGAGTTTATCCGTCTGGCTCCTGCCGGTACTCCGGTATTTTACCTTAACGGAGACCTGTCTCCCAAAGAACTGAAAGAACTCGGTGCTGCCGGTCTTGACTATCACATGGGAGTGATTAAGAAACACCCCGAATGGATCAAAGAAGCCCACGACCTCGGCTTGAAAGTAAACGTATGGACAGTGGACGAAGTAGAAGACATGAAATCGCTGATTGAACAAAAGGTAGATTTCATCACCACTAATGAGCCGGTCATCTTACAAGAAGAGCTTAAAAAGCTTCAATAA
- a CDS encoding HdeD family acid-resistance protein, whose amino-acid sequence MKTMNYSLIRILFALVIGLVLVIWPNAAASYIVITVGVAFLIPGVISLLGYFGRKRQEGEAAPRFPIEGIGSLLFGLWLIVMPEFFADVLMFLLGFILIMGGVQQIASLSMARRWMPVPGAFYLVPSLILIAGIIALFNPTGARNTAFIIIGVSSLVYSLTELINWFKFDRRRPKTPVVHDDDIEDAKIIE is encoded by the coding sequence ATGAAAACAATGAATTATTCCCTTATTCGCATTCTCTTTGCACTTGTGATAGGATTGGTGCTCGTGATTTGGCCCAATGCGGCTGCCAGTTATATTGTCATAACAGTTGGTGTTGCCTTTTTGATTCCCGGTGTTATCAGCCTTTTGGGCTATTTCGGTCGGAAAAGACAGGAAGGTGAGGCGGCTCCCCGTTTCCCGATAGAAGGAATCGGTAGTTTATTATTTGGACTTTGGCTGATTGTGATGCCTGAATTCTTTGCAGATGTTCTGATGTTTCTATTGGGATTTATCCTGATAATGGGAGGAGTGCAACAGATTGCTTCTTTATCGATGGCACGTCGGTGGATGCCTGTTCCGGGAGCGTTTTATCTGGTTCCTTCATTGATTCTCATTGCGGGTATCATCGCTTTGTTTAATCCGACAGGAGCACGTAATACTGCATTTATAATTATTGGTGTGAGTAGTTTGGTTTATTCGCTTACCGAATTAATCAACTGGTTCAAGTTTGACCGTCGTCGTCCAAAGACTCCGGTAGTACATGATGATGATATTGAGGATGCAAAGATAATCGAATAA
- a CDS encoding P-II family nitrogen regulator has product MKKIEAIIRKTKFEDVKDALLEADIEWFSYYDVRGIGKARQGRIYRGVVYDTSTIERILISIVVRDKNTEKTVQAIIKAAQTGEIGDGRIFVIPIEDAIRIRTAERGDIALYNAEQER; this is encoded by the coding sequence ATGAAAAAGATTGAAGCTATTATCCGTAAGACCAAATTCGAGGACGTAAAAGACGCTCTTCTCGAAGCGGACATCGAATGGTTCTCTTATTACGATGTAAGAGGCATTGGAAAAGCACGGCAAGGACGTATCTACCGTGGCGTAGTATATGACACCAGCACCATTGAACGAATTTTGATCTCTATTGTCGTACGCGACAAGAATACCGAGAAAACAGTGCAGGCTATCATTAAAGCTGCACAGACCGGAGAAATCGGTGACGGACGTATTTTCGTCATTCCTATCGAAGACGCTATCCGCATCCGCACTGCCGAACGTGGTGACATAGCCCTCTACAATGCAGAACAAGAACGTTAA
- a CDS encoding ammonium transporter, translating to MDTKYKSHSFVKLWIATTIFILCCFTTDMSAQNTAAADTVTAVTETITEVVAAPAEEASAAPDTVGELALGLNTVWMLLAAMLVFFMQPGFALVEAGFTRVKNTANILMKNFVDFMFGSLLYWFVGFGLMFGAGGFIGMPHFFDLSFIDNGLPTEGFLIFQTVFCATASTIVSGAMAERTKFSMYIVYTIFISVLIYPISGHWTWGGGWLMNGEEGSFMMNLFGTTFHDFAGSTVVHSVGGWIALVGAAILGPRIGKYSKEGKSKAIPGHSLTIAALGVFILWFGWFGFNPGSQLAAATEADAIAISHVFLTTNLAACAGGFFALLVSWMKYGKPSLSLTLNGILAGLVGITAGCDAVSPAGAALIGAICGVVMIFSVDFIDKVLKIDDPVGASSVHGVCGFLGTILTGLFSTSEGLFYGYGFGFLGAQIFGALIVGAWAAGMGFIIFKTLDKIHGLRVPARVEEEGLDIYEHGESAYN from the coding sequence ATGGATACAAAATATAAAAGCCATAGCTTCGTAAAGCTGTGGATAGCCACTACTATATTCATTTTGTGCTGTTTTACTACTGATATGTCGGCACAAAACACAGCCGCTGCCGATACAGTTACAGCAGTTACAGAAACAATTACCGAAGTCGTTGCCGCTCCTGCCGAAGAAGCATCAGCAGCTCCCGATACGGTTGGAGAATTAGCTCTTGGATTGAATACTGTATGGATGTTGCTTGCAGCAATGCTCGTATTCTTCATGCAGCCGGGATTTGCATTAGTAGAAGCTGGTTTTACCAGAGTGAAAAATACTGCCAACATTCTGATGAAGAACTTTGTAGATTTCATGTTCGGCTCTTTACTATACTGGTTTGTCGGTTTCGGATTGATGTTCGGCGCAGGTGGATTCATCGGAATGCCCCACTTCTTCGACCTTTCTTTCATTGATAATGGTTTGCCAACCGAAGGATTCCTCATATTCCAAACCGTATTCTGTGCGACAGCATCTACAATTGTATCAGGAGCCATGGCAGAACGTACAAAATTCTCCATGTATATCGTCTACACCATCTTTATCAGTGTACTGATTTATCCGATATCCGGTCACTGGACATGGGGCGGAGGCTGGTTGATGAACGGTGAAGAAGGTTCTTTCATGATGAATCTCTTCGGAACCACATTCCATGACTTTGCCGGTTCCACAGTCGTTCACTCTGTAGGCGGATGGATTGCTTTGGTAGGTGCTGCCATTCTTGGTCCCCGTATCGGTAAATATAGTAAAGAAGGCAAATCAAAAGCTATCCCAGGCCATAGCCTGACTATTGCTGCACTGGGTGTATTCATTCTTTGGTTCGGATGGTTCGGATTCAATCCCGGTTCTCAATTGGCAGCAGCAACCGAAGCTGACGCTATCGCCATCTCCCACGTATTCCTGACTACGAATCTGGCAGCTTGTGCCGGTGGTTTCTTTGCTCTGTTGGTGAGCTGGATGAAATATGGAAAACCTTCTCTGTCATTGACACTGAATGGTATCTTGGCAGGACTGGTAGGTATCACAGCAGGATGTGACGCAGTATCTCCTGCAGGAGCAGCCTTAATAGGTGCAATATGTGGTGTCGTAATGATATTCTCCGTTGACTTCATTGACAAGGTTTTAAAGATTGACGATCCGGTAGGTGCATCTTCTGTACATGGTGTTTGTGGCTTTTTAGGAACTATTCTTACAGGTTTGTTCTCCACCAGTGAAGGTTTATTCTATGGTTACGGTTTCGGATTCCTCGGTGCACAAATATTCGGAGCATTGATAGTAGGTGCATGGGCAGCCGGCATGGGATTCATCATTTTCAAAACGCTTGATAAGATTCACGGACTTCGCGTTCCGGCACGTGTCGAAGAAGAAGGCCTTGACATTTACGAACACGGAGAATCTGCTTACAACTAA
- a CDS encoding thioredoxin family protein: MNIEKQLETAIKTNHLVLVVFYADWSPHYEWIGPVLRTYEKRTVELIRVNAEENRAIADAHNVETVPAFLLLHNSHELWRQVGELTVEELKEVLDDFQ; encoded by the coding sequence ATGAATATAGAGAAACAACTAGAAACAGCAATTAAAACCAACCATCTGGTGTTGGTGGTATTCTATGCCGATTGGTCCCCTCATTATGAGTGGATAGGACCTGTGCTTCGAACTTACGAAAAGAGAACTGTAGAATTGATTAGAGTGAATGCAGAAGAGAATAGAGCAATTGCCGATGCACATAATGTAGAAACAGTACCGGCTTTCCTTCTATTGCATAATAGTCATGAACTATGGAGACAGGTAGGAGAGCTTACAGTAGAAGAATTAAAAGAAGTATTGGATGATTTCCAATGA
- a CDS encoding GNAT family N-acetyltransferase, translating into MDIKLRIEQPSDHNETENVTREAFWNHFSPGCDEHYLLHIMRNHPKFVPELDIVAELNGKIVGNVVCLKSFIMADDGNQYEVLSLGPISVLPEYQQKGIGGKMIALTQKRAFDMGFRAILLCGDPDYYLRQGFIPAETLGIRTEDNMYATALHVCELYDDALANAKGRYIEDEIYQVDKSAANEFDKQFPPKEIEVGTPSQKRFDLLVVMRRKAI; encoded by the coding sequence ATGGATATAAAACTTAGAATTGAGCAACCTTCGGATCATAATGAAACCGAAAATGTCACACGGGAAGCCTTCTGGAATCATTTTTCTCCGGGGTGTGACGAACATTATCTCCTTCATATCATGCGTAACCATCCCAAGTTTGTACCGGAACTCGATATTGTTGCAGAACTTAATGGCAAGATTGTCGGCAATGTGGTCTGCCTTAAATCATTTATCATGGCGGATGACGGTAACCAATATGAAGTATTGAGTCTGGGGCCCATTTCTGTTCTTCCCGAATATCAACAGAAAGGTATTGGAGGAAAAATGATTGCGCTGACCCAAAAACGAGCTTTCGATATGGGATTTCGTGCCATTTTACTTTGCGGTGATCCGGATTATTACCTCCGGCAAGGATTCATTCCTGCTGAAACATTAGGGATTCGCACCGAAGATAATATGTATGCCACAGCTCTTCATGTTTGTGAACTGTATGATGATGCTTTAGCCAACGCTAAAGGACGCTATATAGAAGATGAAATATATCAGGTCGATAAATCAGCGGCTAATGAGTTCGACAAACAATTTCCTCCAAAAGAAATTGAGGTTGGCACTCCGTCACAAAAAAGATTTGATTTGCTGGTAGTAATGAGAAGAAAAGCGATTTAA
- a CDS encoding LL-diaminopimelate aminotransferase, translating into MALVNEHFLKLPGSYLFSDIAKKVNTFRITHPKQDIIRLGIGDVTQPLPPACIEAMHKAVEELASKDTFRGYGPEQGYDFLIEAIIKNDFAPRGIHFSASEIFVNDGAKSDTGNIGDILRHDNSVGVTDPIYPVYIDSNVMCGRAGVLEEETGKWSNVTYMPCTSENNFIPEIPVKQIDIVYLCYPNNPTGTTLTKPELKKWVDYALANDTLILFDAAYEAYIQDENVPHSIYEIKGAKKCAIEFRSFSKTAGFTGVRCGYTVVPKELTAATLEGDRIPLNRLWNRRQCTKFNGTSYITQRAAEAVYSAEGKAQIKKTIDYYMTNAKIMKEGLEATGLKVYGGVNAPYLWVKTPNGLSSWRFFEQMLYEANVVGTPGVGFGPSGEGYIRLTAFGERNDCIEAMRRIKNWL; encoded by the coding sequence ATGGCATTAGTAAACGAGCATTTTTTAAAATTACCGGGAAGTTATTTATTCTCGGATATAGCGAAAAAGGTAAATACTTTCAGGATAACGCATCCCAAACAGGACATCATCCGGCTAGGTATCGGCGACGTTACGCAGCCACTTCCTCCAGCCTGTATAGAAGCAATGCACAAAGCAGTAGAAGAACTGGCCAGCAAAGATACATTCCGCGGATATGGTCCTGAACAGGGATATGATTTTCTGATTGAAGCAATCATAAAAAACGATTTCGCTCCACGCGGGATTCATTTCTCAGCATCCGAAATTTTCGTCAACGACGGGGCTAAAAGCGATACCGGAAATATAGGTGATATTCTTCGCCACGACAATAGCGTAGGTGTTACAGATCCCATCTATCCGGTTTACATAGACAGTAACGTTATGTGTGGACGCGCCGGGGTACTGGAAGAAGAAACGGGTAAATGGAGCAATGTTACTTATATGCCTTGCACAAGTGAGAACAACTTTATCCCGGAAATTCCGGTCAAACAGATAGACATCGTTTATCTCTGTTATCCGAACAACCCGACAGGGACCACCTTAACCAAACCGGAACTGAAAAAGTGGGTGGATTATGCCCTGGCAAACGATACACTGATTCTGTTCGATGCTGCTTACGAGGCATATATCCAGGACGAGAATGTCCCCCACTCTATCTATGAGATTAAGGGAGCTAAAAAGTGCGCGATTGAATTCCGTAGTTTTTCAAAAACAGCAGGATTTACAGGAGTACGCTGCGGATATACCGTGGTTCCGAAAGAGCTCACTGCCGCCACTCTGGAAGGCGATCGCATACCACTCAACAGATTATGGAACCGACGCCAGTGTACTAAGTTCAACGGCACTTCTTATATTACTCAACGGGCAGCAGAAGCCGTTTACAGTGCAGAAGGCAAGGCTCAGATTAAAAAAACAATCGACTATTATATGACCAACGCAAAAATCATGAAGGAAGGACTGGAAGCGACGGGATTGAAAGTATACGGCGGAGTCAACGCTCCTTACTTGTGGGTGAAAACTCCGAACGGACTTTCTTCATGGCGATTCTTTGAACAGATGTTGTATGAAGCCAATGTGGTCGGGACTCCCGGTGTAGGCTTCGGACCAAGCGGTGAAGGGTATATCCGGCTGACTGCATTCGGCGAACGCAACGACTGTATCGAAGCGATGAGAAGAATAAAAAACTGGCTCTGA
- the bglX gene encoding beta-glucosidase BglX — protein MKRYCLLVIYNILLIPTLLSQNHHENEMDCFITDLMDRMTLREKLGQLNLPSGGDLVTGSVMNGELSDMIRKQEIGGFFNVKGIQKINALQHLAVEESRLKIPLLVGADVIHGYETIFPIPLALSCSWDTLVVERMARISAIEASADGINWTFSPMVDICRDARWGRIAEGSGEDPYLGSLMAKAYVRGYQGNNMQGNDEILACVKHFALYGASESGRDYNVVDMSRLRMYNEFLAPYKAAVNAGVGSVMSSFNIVDGIPATANKWLLTDLLRDEWGFGGLLVTDYNSIAEMSSHGVAPLKEASIRALQAGTDMDMVSCGFLNTLEESLKEGKVTEEQINAACRRVLEAKYKLGLFSDPYKYCDTLRTREKLYTAEHRSSARTIATETFVLLKNDHRLLPLDIKGKIALIGPMADARNNMCGMWSMTCTPSRHGTLLEGIRSAVGDKAEILYAKGSNIYYDAETEKAAMGIRPLERGDNRQLLDEALRIAARADVIVAALGECAEMSGESVSRTSLEIPDAQQDLLKALVKTGKPVILLLFTGRPLVLNWEATNVHSILNVWFGGSETGDAVADVLFGRVSPSGKLTTTFPRSVGQLPLFYNHLNTGRPDPDNRIFNRYASNYLDESNGPLYPFGYGLSYTDFVYSDFQISSETLPKNGELTVSVTVTNKGDYDSYEIVQLYLRDIYAEIARPVKELKGFERIFLKSGESRDIKFVITENDLRFYNSGLEYIYEPGEFDVMVGPNSCDVQTKRFKVE, from the coding sequence ATGAAAAGATATTGTCTTTTAGTTATATATAATATATTATTAATACCGACTCTGTTATCCCAAAATCATCACGAGAATGAAATGGACTGTTTCATTACTGACTTAATGGACCGGATGACTCTCCGTGAGAAACTCGGGCAATTAAACCTGCCTTCGGGTGGTGATCTTGTGACAGGTTCGGTGATGAATGGTGAACTTAGCGATATGATTCGTAAACAGGAAATCGGCGGCTTCTTCAATGTCAAGGGTATTCAGAAAATTAATGCCCTGCAACACCTTGCGGTAGAAGAAAGCCGGTTGAAAATACCTCTACTTGTAGGTGCAGACGTTATCCACGGTTACGAAACTATTTTTCCGATCCCATTGGCACTTTCTTGCAGTTGGGACACTCTGGTCGTCGAACGTATGGCACGCATTTCTGCCATTGAAGCCAGCGCAGACGGTATTAACTGGACATTCAGCCCGATGGTCGATATTTGTCGTGACGCCCGTTGGGGACGTATCGCAGAAGGGAGCGGAGAAGATCCTTATCTGGGTTCTTTAATGGCTAAAGCGTATGTGCGTGGTTATCAGGGAAACAATATGCAGGGCAACGATGAAATACTTGCCTGTGTGAAACATTTTGCACTTTATGGAGCGTCTGAATCAGGACGTGATTATAATGTGGTGGATATGAGCCGCCTGCGTATGTATAACGAATTTCTGGCTCCTTATAAAGCTGCCGTTAATGCCGGTGTAGGCAGTGTCATGAGTTCTTTTAATATCGTCGATGGTATTCCTGCTACCGCCAATAAATGGTTACTGACTGATCTGCTTCGGGATGAATGGGGCTTCGGGGGACTATTGGTAACAGATTATAATTCGATAGCCGAAATGTCTTCTCACGGTGTCGCCCCTCTGAAAGAAGCTTCCATACGTGCTTTGCAGGCAGGGACAGATATGGATATGGTTTCCTGTGGTTTTCTGAACACACTGGAGGAATCTCTGAAAGAAGGAAAAGTAACAGAAGAACAGATAAATGCGGCCTGCCGTCGTGTTCTGGAAGCCAAATATAAATTGGGATTATTCTCTGATCCGTATAAATATTGTGATACTCTGCGTACCCGGGAAAAACTTTATACGGCCGAACATCGTTCTTCCGCCCGTACGATTGCAACTGAAACTTTTGTTTTGTTGAAGAACGATCATCGTTTACTTCCTTTGGACATAAAAGGAAAGATTGCCCTGATTGGTCCGATGGCAGATGCGCGTAATAATATGTGTGGAATGTGGAGTATGACATGTACTCCTTCCCGGCACGGAACATTATTGGAAGGAATCCGTTCGGCAGTGGGTGATAAGGCTGAAATACTGTACGCGAAAGGCAGTAACATATATTATGATGCAGAAACGGAAAAGGCGGCTATGGGTATTCGGCCGCTTGAACGTGGAGACAACCGGCAGTTATTGGATGAGGCTTTACGTATAGCTGCCCGTGCTGATGTGATTGTAGCTGCTTTGGGTGAGTGTGCGGAAATGAGTGGTGAATCGGTTTCACGTACCAGTCTGGAGATACCTGATGCTCAACAAGACTTATTAAAAGCTTTGGTAAAGACGGGCAAACCTGTCATACTTCTTTTGTTCACGGGTCGTCCTTTGGTTTTGAACTGGGAGGCTACAAATGTACATTCTATCTTGAATGTCTGGTTTGGTGGTAGTGAAACGGGAGATGCAGTTGCTGACGTATTGTTCGGTAGAGTATCTCCAAGTGGTAAACTGACAACTACCTTCCCGCGTTCGGTAGGACAGTTGCCATTATTTTACAATCATCTGAATACTGGTCGTCCTGATCCTGACAATCGTATATTCAATCGTTATGCCAGTAATTATCTGGATGAGAGTAATGGGCCTCTGTATCCATTCGGATATGGTTTGAGTTATACAGACTTTGTTTATAGTGATTTTCAGATTAGTTCGGAAACTTTACCTAAAAACGGTGAGTTAACGGTTTCTGTGACTGTCACCAATAAAGGAGACTATGACAGTTACGAGATTGTGCAGTTATATCTTCGTGATATTTATGCAGAGATTGCCCGTCCGGTGAAGGAGCTGAAAGGTTTTGAACGTATTTTCCTGAAGAGTGGCGAAAGTCGTGACATTAAGTTTGTTATCACGGAAAATGATCTGAGATTCTATAATTCCGGTTTGGAATATATCTACGAGCCAGGAGAATTTGATGTCATGGTAGGACCGAACTCCTGTGATGTACAAACCAAGCGATTTAAGGTTGAATGA